A genomic stretch from Cucurbita pepo subsp. pepo cultivar mu-cu-16 unplaced genomic scaffold, ASM280686v2 Cp4.1_scaffold000226, whole genome shotgun sequence includes:
- the LOC111784533 gene encoding NADPH-dependent pterin aldehyde reductase-like, with product MASTSSESSRIPTNASRVVLITGVSKGLGRALALELANRGHTIIGCSRDQPKLDSLRQQLPSNSHLLFNANVRSNDSVEEVARAVVQNKLVPDIIVNNAAVVNRNRNLWEVDVEEFDNVIDTNVKGIANILRHFIPLMIPKKHGIIINMSSMAGRRGHSQIAPYSASKWAIEGLSKSLAKELPDGMTVVTLDPGAINTDMLVSVAGSLASNYLPPERWAIKAATMILDLTPSDNGASLTVKDPTELSNP from the exons ATGGCCTCGACCTCGAGCGAATCCTCGAGAATACCCACAAATGCTTCAAGGGTTGTGTTGATAACTGGCGTGAGCAAAGGTTTGGGTAGAGCCCTAGCCTTGGAGTTAGCTAACCGTGGTCACACCATAATTGGCTGTTCACGTGACCAACCTAAACTTGATTCCCTCCGTCAACAACTTCCTTCCAATAGCCACTTGCTGTTCAATGCTAACGTG AGATCAAACGATAGTGTTGAAGAGGTAGCAAGAGCGGTTGTCCAAAACAAACTCGTTCCTGATATCATTG TGAATAATGCAGCTGTTGTTAATAGAAATAGGAACCTATGGGAGGTCGATGTCGAAGAATTTGATAATGTTATAGATACCAATGTCAAAGGAATAGCAAACATTTTGCGCCATTTCATTCCTCTTATGATTCCAAAAAAGCATGGAATAATCATTAACATGTCTTCAATGGCGGGAAGAAGGGGGCATTCACAA ATTGCACCCTATTCTGCATCTAAATGGGCAATTGAGGGGTTAAGCAAATCTTTAGCAAAAGAATTGCCGGATGGAATGACAGTTGTAACCTTAGATCCTGGCGCCATAAACACAGACATGCTCGTTTCAGTTGCTGGCAGTTTAGCTTCAAATTATCTACCACCTGAACGTTG GGCTATAAAAGCAGCGACAATGATTCTTGATCTGACTCCATCAGACAATGGAGCTTCCCTCACAGTTAAGGATCCTACCGAGTTGTCCAAcccataa